In Clostridia bacterium, one DNA window encodes the following:
- the yabP gene encoding sporulation protein YabP: MAEESRNQNILLEGRKRLEITGVKEVESFDDNSVVLITDLGTLSIKGNNIKIEKLNLDMEEISATGDFYSLEYLTDERTKHSVFSRMFR; encoded by the coding sequence ATGGCTGAAGAATCAAGAAATCAAAATATATTATTGGAAGGAAGAAAAAGGCTTGAGATAACAGGTGTCAAAGAAGTGGAAAGTTTTGATGATAATTCAGTAGTTCTTATAACTGATCTTGGAACATTATCAATAAAAGGGAATAACATAAAAATTGAAAAACTTAATCTTGATATGGAGGAAATATCTGCAACAGGAGACTTTTATTCTTTGGAATATCTTACTGATGAAAGAACAAAACACTCAGT
- a CDS encoding RNA-binding S4 domain-containing protein, protein MRIDKYLKISRLIKRRSVANEACEQGRISVNTKVVKPSYDVKIGDELSIRFGDREVKIRVTNLSEHVKKEEASSMFEVIL, encoded by the coding sequence ATGAGAATAGATAAATATTTAAAAATTTCAAGACTTATAAAGAGAAGAAGCGTTGCCAATGAGGCTTGTGAACAAGGCAGAATCAGTGTTAACACAAAAGTAGTTAAACCGTCATATGATGTTAAAATAGGCGATGAACTTTCTATTCGTTTCGGCGACCGTGAAGTTAAAATAAGAGTAACTAATCTTAGCGAACATGTAAAAAAGGAAGAGGCTTCCTCAATGTTTGAGGTAATACTGTAA
- the folD gene encoding bifunctional methylenetetrahydrofolate dehydrogenase/methenyltetrahydrofolate cyclohydrolase FolD — MNAQIINGKQVSQNIKEKIKKEVEELKNKGIVPGLAVVIVGNNPASRVYVNSKKKACEELGMYSVEYALKEETTEEELLELISKLNYDDKINGILVQLPLPKHLDEKLIINTIIPEKDVDAFHPVNVGKIMIGDFNFLPCTPAGVMELIKETGIDISGKECVIIGRSNIVGKPQAMLMLHKNATVTICHSKTKDLAEVVKRADIVVAAVGVAKMVTKDMVKEGAVVIDVGMNRLPDGKLCGDVDFDGVSEVASFITPVPGGVGPMTIAMLMQNTLTAAKLKAGLI; from the coding sequence ATGAACGCACAAATAATAAACGGAAAACAAGTCTCACAAAACATAAAGGAAAAAATAAAAAAAGAAGTGGAAGAACTAAAAAATAAAGGTATAGTTCCAGGTCTTGCAGTTGTTATTGTTGGTAATAACCCTGCATCAAGAGTTTATGTCAACTCTAAAAAGAAGGCGTGTGAAGAACTTGGTATGTACTCAGTTGAATATGCGCTAAAAGAAGAAACAACAGAGGAAGAACTTTTAGAACTTATCAGTAAACTTAATTACGATGATAAAATAAACGGTATATTGGTTCAGCTTCCTTTACCAAAACATCTTGACGAAAAACTTATTATAAATACAATTATCCCTGAAAAAGATGTTGATGCATTTCATCCTGTAAATGTGGGTAAAATTATGATAGGAGATTTTAATTTTCTTCCTTGTACACCTGCAGGTGTTATGGAACTTATTAAAGAAACAGGCATTGATATTTCTGGTAAAGAATGTGTTATAATCGGAAGAAGCAATATAGTAGGTAAACCACAGGCAATGCTTATGCTTCATAAAAACGCAACTGTTACAATCTGCCACTCTAAAACAAAAGATTTAGCTGAAGTTGTTAAAAGAGCCGATATAGTTGTAGCAGCAGTCGGTGTTGCTAAAATGGTTACAAAAGATATGGTAAAAGAAGGCGCTGTTGTAATAGATGTTGGTATGAACAGACTTCCTGACGGTAAATTATGCGGTGATGTAGATTTTGACGGTGTGTCAGAAGTTGCATCATTTATAACCCCTGTTCCAGGCGGAGTAGGGCCTATGACAATAGCAATGCTTATGCAAAATACACTTACTGCGGCAAAATTAAAGGCGGGGCTTATATGA
- a CDS encoding YgiQ family radical SAM protein — translation MSNKNLFLPITTEEMHQRGWEEVDFGLISADAYVDHPSFANAIIGRVVEDCGFKIGIISQPDWKDDNAFKIFGKPKFAFLISGGNIDSMVNHYTVNKKKRSTDSYSPGGKAGLRPDRPTIVYANKIRSIYKNVPVIIGGIEASLRRFAHYDYWQDKVKRSVLCDSQADLLCYGMGERAIKEIVTRLGNGEDIKTLTDIKGTCYLTKDIENIKDYIMLPSYEEVSESKTKYAKSVKIQYEEHNPCIGKILIEKQNDNIYLVQNPPQKVLTRQELDKVYSYNYQRKWHPLYDKYGGVPAIDEVKFSIISERGCFGGCNFCSLAFHQGRVVSSRSEKSILSEVKKMVYDEDFKGYIHDVGGPTANFRYPSCDKQDKWGACKERQCLAPTPCKNLKVSHTEYLNLLRKIKEIDGVKKVFIRSGIRFDYLVYDKNNEFFKELVKDHVSGQLKVAPEHCSKRVLSLMGKPEIKVFNNFREKFFKYSKQAGKEQYIVPYLMSSHPGSTLSDAIELSEYLRDINYQPEQVQDFYPTPGTISTCMYYTGLNPINMEKVFVPKTYKEKNMQRALLQYRKKENYETVKEALIIAGRKDLIGFDKKCLIKPRITKNKTKETKGKTENERTNNKRKTSLTKHKGKNKKRSGRTKK, via the coding sequence ATGAGTAATAAAAATTTATTTCTACCAATTACAACTGAAGAAATGCACCAAAGAGGATGGGAAGAGGTTGATTTTGGTTTAATTTCAGCCGATGCTTATGTTGACCACCCTTCTTTTGCTAATGCTATAATAGGAAGAGTAGTAGAAGACTGTGGGTTTAAGATAGGAATTATTTCTCAGCCTGACTGGAAAGATGATAACGCTTTTAAGATATTCGGCAAACCTAAATTTGCCTTTCTTATTTCAGGTGGTAATATTGACTCGATGGTTAATCACTATACTGTAAATAAGAAAAAAAGAAGTACAGATTCTTATTCTCCAGGTGGGAAAGCAGGACTTCGACCTGACAGGCCTACTATTGTTTATGCAAACAAAATAAGAAGTATATATAAAAATGTGCCTGTTATAATAGGCGGAATAGAAGCCTCATTAAGAAGATTTGCCCACTATGACTACTGGCAGGATAAGGTTAAAAGATCTGTCTTATGCGATTCCCAGGCAGACCTTTTATGCTACGGTATGGGCGAGAGAGCCATTAAGGAAATTGTTACAAGGCTTGGTAACGGCGAGGATATAAAAACACTTACCGATATAAAAGGAACATGTTATCTTACAAAAGATATTGAAAATATTAAAGATTATATAATGCTTCCGTCATATGAGGAAGTTAGCGAGAGTAAAACAAAATATGCTAAGTCTGTTAAAATTCAGTACGAAGAGCATAACCCATGTATTGGTAAAATTCTAATAGAAAAACAAAATGATAATATTTATCTTGTTCAGAACCCTCCTCAAAAAGTTTTAACAAGGCAGGAACTTGATAAAGTATATTCGTATAACTATCAGAGAAAATGGCATCCTTTATATGATAAATATGGGGGAGTTCCTGCTATTGACGAAGTTAAGTTTTCAATTATATCCGAGCGTGGATGTTTTGGCGGATGTAATTTCTGTTCTCTTGCCTTTCATCAGGGAAGAGTAGTTTCGTCAAGAAGTGAAAAATCAATATTAAGCGAAGTTAAGAAAATGGTATATGACGAAGACTTTAAAGGATATATTCACGATGTGGGAGGGCCTACTGCCAACTTCAGATATCCTTCGTGTGATAAGCAGGATAAATGGGGAGCATGTAAAGAAAGACAATGTCTTGCCCCTACACCTTGTAAAAATTTAAAGGTTTCACACACAGAATACTTAAATCTTCTTCGTAAAATAAAAGAAATTGACGGGGTAAAGAAAGTGTTTATCCGTTCGGGTATCCGCTTTGACTATCTTGTTTATGATAAAAACAATGAGTTTTTTAAAGAATTAGTAAAAGACCATGTTTCAGGTCAGTTAAAAGTTGCCCCTGAACATTGCTCAAAAAGGGTATTGTCTTTAATGGGTAAACCTGAAATAAAGGTTTTTAATAATTTCAGAGAAAAGTTTTTTAAATATTCAAAACAGGCAGGGAAAGAGCAGTATATTGTTCCTTATCTTATGTCATCTCATCCCGGAAGTACACTTTCTGATGCTATTGAACTTTCAGAATATTTAAGGGATATAAATTATCAGCCTGAACAGGTTCAGGACTTTTATCCTACACCTGGAACAATCTCTACCTGTATGTATTACACAGGGTTAAACCCTATTAATATGGAAAAGGTGTTTGTTCCTAAAACATATAAAGAAAAAAATATGCAAAGAGCCCTTTTACAATATAGAAAAAAAGAAAACTACGAAACAGTTAAAGAAGCGCTCATTATTGCAGGAAGAAAAGACCTTATAGGCTTTGATAAAAAATGTCTTATAAAACCAAGGATAACTAAGAATAAAACTAAGGAAACGAAAGGAAAAACGGAAAATGAACGCACAAATAATAAACGGAAAACAAGTCTCACAAAACATAAAGGAAAAAATAAAAAAAGAAGTGGAAGAACTAAAAAATAA
- a CDS encoding UMP kinase, translated as MGYCKYKRVLLKLSGEALSNKEGFGLNFTKIKEVCEQVKILTQMGIETAIVVGGGNFWRGRSGDNMDRTRADHMGMLATTINALAILDTLESVGVPARVQTGIEMKQIAEPYIRNKAIRHLEKGRVVVFGCGTGNPFFSTDTAASLRAAEIEAEVILLAKNVDGVYSADPNIDKNAVKYDSIKYIDVLNKGLKVMDSTAISLCMDNKIPIEVFGLDIPENIIKVVKGEKIGTYVGE; from the coding sequence ATGGGCTATTGTAAATACAAAAGAGTTCTTTTAAAATTAAGCGGAGAGGCGCTTTCTAACAAAGAAGGGTTTGGTCTTAATTTTACAAAGATTAAAGAAGTGTGCGAACAGGTTAAAATTTTAACACAAATGGGCATCGAAACTGCTATCGTTGTAGGTGGCGGAAACTTCTGGAGAGGCAGAAGCGGAGATAATATGGACAGAACCCGTGCAGACCATATGGGAATGTTAGCCACAACTATCAATGCTCTTGCTATTTTAGATACTTTAGAATCAGTTGGTGTTCCTGCAAGAGTTCAGACAGGTATTGAAATGAAACAGATTGCAGAACCGTATATAAGAAATAAAGCAATAAGACATCTTGAAAAAGGAAGAGTTGTCGTGTTCGGTTGCGGAACAGGAAATCCTTTCTTCTCTACTGATACTGCAGCATCTTTAAGAGCAGCAGAAATTGAAGCAGAAGTTATTCTTCTTGCAAAAAATGTTGACGGTGTTTATTCTGCAGACCCTAACATTGATAAAAATGCAGTAAAATATGATTCTATTAAGTACATAGATGTTCTTAATAAAGGATTAAAGGTTATGGACTCTACAGCCATTTCATTATGTATGGATAATAAAATTCCTATCGAAGTTTTTGGTCTTGATATTCCTGAAAATATAATCAAGGTTGTTAAAGGCGAAAAAATCGGAACTTATGTTGGCGAATAA
- the frr gene encoding ribosome recycling factor produces MKETINNTELRMQKSIDALNHEYASIRAGRANASILDKIKVEYYGTPTPINQLGNISVPEAKTLLIQPWDASVLKEIEKEIQKSDIGINPTNDGKVIRLNFPPLTEERRKALVKDVSKIAENAKVSIRNIRRDGIDKIKALKKDNQITEDDVKEAEEKIQKITDKYIKNVDEIAKEKEKEILTV; encoded by the coding sequence ATGAAAGAAACAATTAATAATACAGAATTAAGAATGCAAAAATCAATCGATGCACTTAATCACGAATATGCATCAATTCGTGCAGGAAGAGCAAACGCTTCAATTTTAGATAAAATCAAAGTTGAATACTACGGTACTCCTACACCAATTAACCAACTTGGAAATATATCAGTTCCTGAAGCAAAAACTCTTCTTATTCAACCATGGGATGCTTCAGTTTTAAAAGAAATAGAAAAAGAAATTCAGAAATCCGATATTGGCATTAACCCTACAAATGACGGAAAAGTTATAAGACTTAACTTCCCTCCTCTTACAGAAGAAAGAAGAAAAGCACTTGTTAAAGATGTCAGCAAAATTGCTGAAAACGCAAAAGTTTCAATAAGAAATATCAGAAGAGACGGTATAGATAAAATCAAAGCTCTTAAAAAAGATAATCAGATTACTGAAGATGATGTTAAAGAAGCAGAAGAAAAAATTCAGAAAATTACTGATAAATATATAAAGAATGTTGATGAAATCGCAAAAGAAAAAGAAAAAGAAATATTAACAGTATAA
- a CDS encoding hydroxyacid dehydrogenase (Involved in the metabolism of aromatic amino acids), producing the protein MKVVIIDRLTLGDDLDISCAKELGEVICYDSTPQELVKERIKDCDILFVNKAKLDKSNLEDAKNLKLICEAATGYDNIDIKYCKERGIAVCNVPGYSVYSVSQVTVSMVLSLVNHLSIYNRYTKDGTYIKNNSANILTPVYNELYNKTWGIIGYGAIGKRVGEVAKALGCKLIVNKRTPCDEAECVDIDTLIERSDIITVHTPLSEETRNLINKERIKKMKKTAILVNTARGAVIDEAAICDAVKNNEISGFGTDVYSKEPFDEESPYMKIKDLDNVCLTPHMAWGAKEARERCFDIMIKNAKSYLSGDNKNRIC; encoded by the coding sequence ATGAAAGTAGTTATAATTGACAGATTGACATTAGGCGATGACCTTGATATATCCTGTGCAAAAGAATTGGGTGAGGTTATTTGTTATGATTCTACACCTCAGGAATTAGTTAAAGAAAGAATAAAAGACTGCGATATATTATTTGTTAACAAGGCTAAACTTGACAAATCAAATTTAGAAGACGCAAAGAACTTAAAACTTATATGCGAAGCGGCAACAGGGTATGACAATATAGATATTAAATACTGTAAGGAAAGAGGAATAGCAGTATGTAACGTTCCTGGTTATTCTGTTTACAGTGTCTCACAGGTAACCGTGTCTATGGTTTTAAGCTTGGTAAATCACTTAAGTATTTACAATCGTTATACAAAAGACGGAACATATATAAAAAATAATTCTGCCAATATTTTAACCCCTGTATATAATGAACTTTATAATAAAACATGGGGAATTATAGGCTATGGTGCAATAGGAAAAAGAGTAGGAGAAGTTGCAAAAGCATTAGGCTGTAAATTAATAGTTAATAAAAGAACGCCTTGTGATGAAGCAGAATGTGTTGACATTGATACTCTTATTGAAAGAAGCGATATAATCACAGTTCATACGCCTTTATCAGAAGAAACACGAAATCTTATAAATAAAGAAAGAATCAAAAAAATGAAGAAAACTGCCATTCTTGTTAATACTGCAAGAGGTGCAGTTATTGATGAAGCGGCTATTTGTGATGCTGTTAAAAACAATGAGATTTCAGGTTTTGGTACAGATGTATATTCAAAAGAGCCTTTTGATGAAGAAAGCCCGTATATGAAAATAAAAGATTTGGATAATGTATGCCTTACACCTCATATGGCATGGGGAGCAAAAGAAGCAAGAGAAAGATGCTTTGACATTATGATTAAAAATGCAAAGTCATATTTATCAGGAGATAATAAAAACAGAATATGTTAA
- a CDS encoding cupin domain-containing protein, translated as MYKFKEQLKKETRLNYDGKERMYLTHFTDFDIKNEKVKMFSLVELNPGEEIGFHIHEGESETYYIISGKGIYSDNGKEIEVSSGAVTLTPSGEGHALKNTGDKTLQFIALIVLD; from the coding sequence ATGTATAAGTTTAAAGAGCAGCTAAAAAAAGAAACAAGGCTAAACTATGATGGCAAAGAAAGAATGTATTTAACCCACTTTACTGATTTTGATATTAAAAATGAGAAAGTTAAAATGTTTTCATTAGTTGAGTTAAACCCCGGAGAAGAGATAGGTTTTCATATTCACGAGGGAGAGAGTGAAACATATTACATAATTTCAGGTAAGGGTATTTATAGTGATAATGGCAAAGAGATTGAAGTTTCGTCAGGTGCAGTAACGCTAACACCGTCAGGCGAAGGACACGCTCTTAAAAATACAGGTGATAAAACACTTCAGTTTATTGCACTTATTGTTCTTGATTAA
- a CDS encoding alpha-amylase — protein MAWYDEAVFYHIYPLGMTGAPKQNHYGQPEHRLNTLIPFVKKIKEMGFNALYIGPLFESVGHGYETTDYKKLDTRLGTNEDLTNFVKECHKQGIRVVLDGVFNHTGRDFFAFKDIRENRELSKYKDWYCNVNFYGNNEYNDGFSYDNWGGYDLLVKLNQKNAEVKDYIYNIIRFWVEEFDIDGIRLDAADVLDFSYMTMIRQAANEVKPDFWLMGEVIHGDYIRWVNSDTLHSVTNYHLHKALYSAHNDHNYFEIAHTVKRLYEMGGNKSDGLKLYNFTDNHDVERIYTKLNNKSHFIPVHILLYTLPGIPSVYYGSEFGIEGKKQYGSDDSLRPYLPYEEYVNLTLKNNFVDLITRLGNIRKNTKALSYGEYKELFLTTNQYAFIREYNNEYAIITVNNSDNDFMMKLPAKDYKEYTGALFGEKTYEEDGYITVNVKANSGEIWLPEVSFDKKVKPIKINMKSTSQNDKTFKQKKEEIKTVKETEIKSNKSYEEMTVSELQNAIIKRMEQNGPVTERMRQDVLDNVYHNSLVTWIKSFK, from the coding sequence ATGGCATGGTATGATGAAGCAGTATTTTATCACATATATCCGCTTGGGATGACAGGAGCGCCAAAACAAAATCATTATGGGCAACCTGAGCATAGATTAAACACCCTTATTCCTTTTGTTAAAAAAATAAAAGAAATGGGTTTTAATGCACTATATATCGGCCCATTATTTGAATCAGTGGGTCATGGATATGAAACTACTGATTATAAGAAGTTAGATACAAGGCTTGGCACAAATGAAGACTTGACTAACTTTGTTAAGGAATGTCATAAACAGGGGATACGAGTGGTTTTAGACGGAGTATTCAATCATACAGGGCGAGATTTTTTTGCTTTTAAAGACATCAGGGAAAACAGAGAATTATCAAAATATAAAGATTGGTATTGCAATGTTAATTTTTATGGAAATAATGAATACAATGACGGGTTTTCTTATGATAACTGGGGCGGTTATGATTTGCTTGTAAAATTAAATCAGAAAAACGCTGAAGTAAAAGACTATATATATAATATAATTCGTTTCTGGGTAGAAGAATTTGACATTGACGGAATTCGCCTTGATGCGGCAGATGTGCTTGATTTTAGTTATATGACTATGATTCGTCAGGCAGCAAATGAAGTAAAACCTGATTTCTGGCTTATGGGAGAAGTTATACACGGAGATTATATCCGTTGGGTAAACTCAGATACACTTCATTCTGTAACCAATTATCATTTGCATAAAGCACTTTATTCTGCTCATAATGACCATAACTATTTTGAAATTGCTCATACGGTTAAGCGTTTGTATGAGATGGGAGGAAACAAGTCCGACGGGCTTAAGTTGTATAATTTTACTGATAACCATGATGTTGAGCGTATTTATACCAAACTAAATAATAAAAGCCATTTTATACCTGTTCACATTCTTCTTTATACACTTCCTGGTATTCCGTCTGTATATTACGGTTCGGAATTCGGTATTGAAGGGAAAAAACAGTATGGGTCTGATGATTCTTTAAGACCGTATCTTCCATATGAAGAATATGTTAATTTAACTTTAAAAAATAATTTTGTTGACCTTATTACACGATTGGGCAATATAAGGAAAAATACAAAAGCATTGTCTTACGGGGAATATAAAGAACTGTTTTTAACAACTAATCAGTATGCATTTATAAGAGAGTATAATAATGAATATGCGATAATAACTGTTAATAACAGTGATAATGATTTTATGATGAAACTTCCTGCTAAAGATTATAAAGAATATACAGGCGCTCTTTTTGGCGAAAAGACATATGAAGAAGACGGATATATTACTGTAAATGTAAAGGCAAATTCGGGCGAAATATGGCTTCCTGAGGTTTCTTTTGATAAAAAGGTTAAACCTATTAAAATTAATATGAAAAGTACATCACAGAATGATAAAACATTTAAACAAAAGAAAGAAGAAATAAAAACTGTAAAAGAAACAGAAATTAAAAGTAATAAATCATATGAAGAAATGACGGTTAGCGAACTGCAAAATGCAATAATTAAAAGAATGGAACAAAACGGACCTGTTACAGAAAGAATGAGACAGGATGTTTTAGATAATGTATATCATAATTCTTTAGTAACATGGATTAAAAGTTTTAAATAA
- a CDS encoding sodium/proline symporter, translated as MFTQIFNNMDIVAFLLYFIAMIGIGLFFFIKSKNTTEKDYFLGGRQMGPWVTAMSAQASDMSAWLLMGLPGSILAFGFGQAWIGIGLAIGTAANWILVAKRLRKFSKAAGDAITFPQYLSNRFVSKSHLLSVICAVVFLVCFTIYVASAFVAGADVFTTLVPSLDKSIAMIIFAVIVLVYTFLGGFNAVCWTDFFQGLLMLAALLIVPTVVSIVKDLDPTALSTVYQGPNGEEFVFVANFFNASWQDILSGLGWGLGYFGMPHIIVRFMAIEKPSMVKKSATVAIIWVVLSLAATIIIAYLGRMFVYSNGTDLSEVLLKNGNQSLIFVELARDVFPAFIAGLLLAAIIAASMSTADSQLLVAASSFSSDLYKPIIRKNASNKEMLWVSRLIVLLIAFVAYFIASSEGEAAQAIMNLVSNAWGIFGAAFGPAVLLSLFWKRFTYKGAVSGIIAGAIVDMLWLWLPVCAGKSLTAVTGVYEIIPGFIIGAFVAIIVTLFDKVPSQEVLAIYERATNNEIDD; from the coding sequence ATGTTTACACAAATTTTTAACAATATGGATATAGTAGCATTTCTACTGTATTTTATTGCAATGATTGGTATTGGGCTATTCTTTTTTATTAAATCAAAGAATACTACAGAAAAAGATTATTTCCTTGGTGGTCGTCAGATGGGTCCTTGGGTTACTGCTATGAGTGCTCAGGCATCAGATATGAGTGCATGGCTTCTTATGGGGTTACCTGGCAGCATTCTTGCATTTGGTTTCGGTCAGGCATGGATAGGAATTGGTCTTGCTATCGGTACTGCTGCTAACTGGATATTAGTTGCAAAAAGACTTCGTAAATTTTCAAAAGCTGCAGGAGATGCTATCACATTCCCTCAGTATTTATCTAACCGTTTTGTATCAAAAAGCCACTTGTTAAGTGTTATTTGTGCTGTGGTTTTCCTTGTATGTTTTACAATTTACGTTGCATCTGCATTTGTTGCAGGGGCAGATGTTTTTACAACATTGGTTCCATCTCTTGATAAAAGTATTGCAATGATTATTTTTGCAGTAATAGTTTTGGTATACACATTCCTTGGTGGGTTTAATGCAGTATGCTGGACAGACTTTTTCCAGGGCTTACTTATGTTAGCCGCGCTTTTAATTGTTCCAACAGTTGTTTCTATTGTTAAAGACCTTGACCCAACAGCATTATCAACTGTTTACCAAGGCCCAAATGGGGAAGAGTTTGTATTTGTTGCTAATTTCTTTAACGCAAGTTGGCAGGATATTTTATCAGGCTTAGGATGGGGTCTTGGATATTTTGGTATGCCTCATATTATCGTAAGATTTATGGCTATTGAAAAACCATCTATGGTAAAGAAAAGCGCAACAGTTGCAATTATATGGGTTGTTTTATCTCTTGCTGCAACAATTATAATTGCATATCTTGGAAGAATGTTTGTATATTCTAACGGTACTGACTTATCAGAAGTACTGCTTAAAAACGGTAATCAGTCGCTTATATTTGTAGAACTTGCACGAGATGTTTTCCCTGCATTTATAGCAGGTCTTCTTCTTGCGGCTATCATTGCGGCTTCAATGTCTACTGCAGATTCTCAGCTGCTTGTTGCTGCATCTTCATTCTCAAGTGATTTATATAAACCTATTATAAGAAAGAATGCTTCAAATAAGGAAATGTTATGGGTAAGCCGTCTTATAGTTTTACTTATCGCATTTGTTGCATATTTTATTGCAAGTAGCGAAGGTGAAGCTGCTCAGGCTATTATGAACCTTGTATCTAATGCATGGGGTATCTTCGGTGCGGCATTCGGCCCTGCAGTTTTACTATCTTTATTCTGGAAGAGATTTACATATAAAGGCGCAGTTTCAGGTATTATTGCAGGTGCTATAGTAGATATGTTATGGCTATGGCTTCCTGTTTGTGCAGGTAAATCATTAACTGCTGTTACAGGCGTATATGAAATCATTCCTGGGTTTATAATTGGTGCTTTTGTTGCAATTATTGTAACATTATTTGATAAAGTTCCTTCTCAGGAAGTATTGGCAATCTATGAAAGAGCCACAAATAACGAAATAGACGACTAA